The DNA window AGGAAGGCCAGGTTGACGCCCCGGTCGCGAGCCACCTCGGCGCCGCCGCGCATGGCCGTGGACCAGTACTCGTCGTGGCCGAGCGAGACCAGCGCCCGGTGGCGGCCCAGCCATGCCGGGCGCTCGTGCAGGTCGACGTCGGTCCAGTAGGTCACGTCCAGGCCAAGGGACTCGACCAGGCGCACCAGCGGGTACTCGTTGCCGAGGAAGTCGCCGGCACCCTGCCCGGCCTGGCCGTAGGGCCGGTCGAAGGAGACGACCCGCGAGCGGGTGGAGAACGCCCCGCCTGGGCCCTGGTAGAGATCGAAGCCGCCCCACAGGTTGTAGGCCTGCCAGGTGGTCACGGCGTTCTGCACCAGCAGCGCGGCGCGGCTGGTGGACACAAACAGCCTGATGCGGTCGCCGCGCTGCGCGCTCACGTGGTCGGTGTAGCCCTCGACGGCGTCGGCGGCACCCAGGTCGGTGATCCGCCAGGCGGTCGTGCCGGGCCGCTGATTCTCTCGCGCCACCCAGCCGGCCGAGCCCGACCCCACCGGCCAGGCCACGGCCGGGGAGCGCTGCGGGCGCGTCCCGGCCGCTCGCGCCTGGTCCCGGTCCCGATACTCCTGCCTGGCGAGCAGCCAGACCACCCCCTGTCTGGCGAGCAGGCCGACCGCCCCGAGCAGGCCGGCGGCCAGCAGCACGGTCAGCCCGGCCTGGGCGAGATGGCGCGACCGCCTCGTCAGGCGACTTCTCCAGTGCCCTGACCTCAGCCTCGTCCTCAGCATCGTCCGACCATGCAAGCGTGCCGGGAATGAGAACGCCGTGAGAGCGGTGGCCTCCGGCCCCGTCTCATCGTCCTCTCATGCGGAATGGCGAAAGCTGGGTCCGATCGTGCGGTGCGTCCCGGCCACGAGGATGCAGGCCGGACTGGGACCGGTCGAGGCCCGCGATCAGGATGGGAACGCCGGCGCTTGCCGGGCCGGCTCGACGCGACGGAGGGACGGATGGGTGCGCCGGTGGCGTGGTCCGGGAGCCCGGAGCCAGCGATGCCAGCCACCGTCACCACTCCCCGCCAGCCCCTCGAGGTCCCGGCCCAGGATGCGACCGGGCCGAGCCAGGGACCTGTTCGCGTCCCCCCGCCCTGGCGCCGTGACCGGGTCCCCCGGCTGGCGGCCGCCGTGGCCGTCCTCGCCGGGCTCGTGAACCTGGTGTCGGCGCTGCTGCCGGCCGAGCGGGACCGGATGCGGCTGCTCGCCGACTTCGTCCCCGGAGCGGTGTCACGGGGGGCCACGGTCGCCGTGGCCGCTGCCGGCGTCGGCCTGCTGCTGCTCGCTGGCGGGTTGCGGCGGCGTCATCGGCTCGCCTGGCTGGCGGCGGTCGGCCTGCTCGCCGGCAGCGCCGCCCTGCACGTCGTCAAGGGCCTCGACGTCGAGGAGGCGCTGACCGAGGCGTTCCTGGCCGGGCTGCTCGCCGGCCAGGCCGGCTGCTTCCCCGCACGGGCCGCCCTGGGCGAGCACCGGGCCGTGCTCGGCCCGGCACTGACGGTTGCCGCCGCGACCCTTGCCTACGGCATGCTCGGCCTGGTCGCCAACGACCACGACGTCCGTGCTGACCTCGGCCTTGGGGGCGTGGTGGTCGAGGTCGGGCGGATGGCGCTGGGGCTGGGGGCCGGGGTGGAGCTGGCCGGCCGCTTCGGCCGCCTGTTCCCAGGCTCGCTGGCGGCCGTCTTCTGGGTCGGCGTGCTGCTCGTGGCCGCCCGCGCCCTCGCCCCTGCCCTGGCCGGGCGGACGACCGACCCGGACCTGGCCGAGGCCGTGACCACCTCGGGCGACTCGCTGGCCTACTTCGCGCTGCGCGACGACCGCGCGGTGGTGCGGGCCGGTGACGCCCTGATCGCCTATGGCACGGTCGGGCCGGTGGCGCTGGCCGCCGGTGACCCGCTCGGCCCGCCGGGGCAGTGGCCCGGGGCGATCGCCGCGTTCTGCGGGGCGGCGGCCATCCAGGGCCGGGTCGCGGGGGTGCTCGGCTGCGGTGCGGCGGCCGCGGCCGCCTGGCGGGACGCCGGGCTGACCACGATCTACCTGGGCGACGAGGCGGTGCTGGACCTGGACCGGTTCACCCTCGAGGGACGCGGGATGCGGATCGCCCGGCAGAGCTGGAACCGGGCCCGGCGAGCCGGGTTCACCTCGCTGGTGTGCCGCTCCGGCGAGCTTGCCCCCGCCCAGGTCGCAGTCCTGGCCGAGGTGGCGTGGCGGTGGCGGGCCGGCACGGCCGAGCGGGGCTTCTCGATGGCGCTGGGCCGGCTGTTCGACCCGCGTGACCCCGACACCCTGGTGGTCGCCGCCCGCGACCCCGCAGGCCGGCTCCGCGGCTTCTTGCATCTGGTGCCCTGGGGGTCCGACGGGGCCAGCCTGGACGTGATGCGCCGCGACCGGCAGGCGCCGTCCTGGCTCAACGACTTCCTGGTCGTGGAGGCGGCCCGCCGGCTCCCGGAGCTGGGGATCAGGCGGGTGTCGCTGAACTTCTCGGTGCTGCGGGCCGTGCTGGCCGCCGGGGCCGGCCCGGGCGTGCCCGCGCGGCTGCGCGTGGCCGGCTGGCTGCTGCGGCGGCTGTCGGGGCCGTTCCAGATCCAGACGCTGTACCGGTTCAACCGCAAGTTCTGCCCCGGCTGGCAGCCCCGCTACCTGGCCGTGGAAGCACCCGAGGCACTGCCACGGGTGGCGCTGGCCGTCCTGCGCGCCGAGGGGCTGCTCTGCCCGCCCTGGCGGCTGCGCCCGTCGAGCCCGGCCAGAACAGGATCGCGATGAGGCGGCCGCCCCCGCCCTTGGCGGCGGTCGGCGGCCACCAGCCCGACCACCACCTCCACCACCGCCACCCGCTGGTGACCGCCCGCCACCAGCTCCACCGGGTGGCCGGCGGCCTGCTTCACCTCCCGGCCAGCCTGCTCCACCGGGTCGACCGGGCCGGGCCGCTGGAGAGCCCCTGGGTCGCGGGCGTGCTCGGGGCGCTGCTGGTGGCCAGCGTGGTCACCGCCCTGTGGCGCCGCCGGCGGCGCCTGGCAGGGCCGCCGCCGCAGCACCGCTGGCTGCGCCGCGCCGGGCTGGCCGCCTGGCTGCTCACCCTGGCCGCCCTCACCGGCCTGGCCGGGCTCAACACCTACGTCGGCTACATCCCCACCCTGCCCGGGCTGCTGGGCGACCTTCCCACCCCCGGCGGTTGGAACGGCCGGGGCCACGGCTCGCAGGTCCTGAGCCTGGAGATCGGCGCCCCGCGCCTGGACGTGCCACCCAGTCGCGCCTACGTCTACCTGCCCCCGGGCTACCACGACCCGGCCAGCGCGACCCACCGCTACCCGGTCGTGTACCTGCTGCACGGCTACCCGGGCGGCCCGCAGGACTGGTTCCGGGCCGCCCAGGTGCAGCGGACCATGGACGCGATGCTCGCCGACGGCCTGGTCAAGCCGATGCTGCTGGTCGCCCCCGACGCCAGCGGCGGCTGGCTGCACGACTCGGAGATGCTCAACCAGGTCGGCGGCCCCCAGGTCGAAAGCTACCTCGTCGGCCCGCTCGTCCACACCATCGACACCCGCTTCCGCACCATCGCCGACCGCGCCGGCCGGGCCGTCGGCGGGGTCTCGAGCGGCGGCTACGGCGCCCTCAACCTCGGCCTGCGCCACCAGGACACCTACTCGGTGATCTTGTCGCTCATGCCCTACGGCGACCCGGGCGCGGTGACCCGCACCCTGCTCGGCGGCAGCCGCGCCCTGTGGCTGGCCAACGCCCCCGCCGACTACATCCCCACGATGGCCTTCCACCGCCCGATCGCGGTCGACCTGGTCGCCGGCAGCCAAGACCCCGTGCGGCAGGAGGCAGCGCGGCTCGCCCGCATGCTCCAGGCCCGCGGCCAGCAGGCGGTCTTCACCGAGGTGCGCGGGGCCACCCACACCTGGCGCGGGGCCCGCGCCGAGGCCCCCTATGCGCTCGCCTTCGCCAGCTCC is part of the Actinomycetes bacterium genome and encodes:
- a CDS encoding N,N-dimethylformamidase beta subunit family domain-containing protein, translating into MLRTRLRSGHWRSRLTRRSRHLAQAGLTVLLAAGLLGAVGLLARQGVVWLLARQEYRDRDQARAAGTRPQRSPAVAWPVGSGSAGWVARENQRPGTTAWRITDLGAADAVEGYTDHVSAQRGDRIRLFVSTSRAALLVQNAVTTWQAYNLWGGFDLYQGPGGAFSTRSRVVSFDRPYGQAGQGAGDFLGNEYPLVRLVESLGLDVTYWTDVDLHERPAWLGRHRALVSLGHDEYWSTAMRGGAEVARDRGVNLAFLGANAVFRHIRLAPSPLGADREEINYKPQSARSDPAWRTDPKEVTTDWREPPLDDPESTLLGDLYECNPVDAAGVVVDPSAWVFAGTGVQPGTRLPGLIGPEYDRVQAGAPRPAGVELLLHSPLRCRGHASLADVTYYTAQSGAGVFDTGTSSWVCQLDAACADHRNAPATARVVRQATVNLLRAFAEGRAGRGWPARPNLSRFHIAPSGL
- a CDS encoding phosphatidylglycerol lysyltransferase domain-containing protein, with the translated sequence MPATVTTPRQPLEVPAQDATGPSQGPVRVPPPWRRDRVPRLAAAVAVLAGLVNLVSALLPAERDRMRLLADFVPGAVSRGATVAVAAAGVGLLLLAGGLRRRHRLAWLAAVGLLAGSAALHVVKGLDVEEALTEAFLAGLLAGQAGCFPARAALGEHRAVLGPALTVAAATLAYGMLGLVANDHDVRADLGLGGVVVEVGRMALGLGAGVELAGRFGRLFPGSLAAVFWVGVLLVAARALAPALAGRTTDPDLAEAVTTSGDSLAYFALRDDRAVVRAGDALIAYGTVGPVALAAGDPLGPPGQWPGAIAAFCGAAAIQGRVAGVLGCGAAAAAAWRDAGLTTIYLGDEAVLDLDRFTLEGRGMRIARQSWNRARRAGFTSLVCRSGELAPAQVAVLAEVAWRWRAGTAERGFSMALGRLFDPRDPDTLVVAARDPAGRLRGFLHLVPWGSDGASLDVMRRDRQAPSWLNDFLVVEAARRLPELGIRRVSLNFSVLRAVLAAGAGPGVPARLRVAGWLLRRLSGPFQIQTLYRFNRKFCPGWQPRYLAVEAPEALPRVALAVLRAEGLLCPPWRLRPSSPARTGSR
- a CDS encoding alpha/beta hydrolase-fold protein, yielding MRRPPPPLAAVGGHQPDHHLHHRHPLVTARHQLHRVAGGLLHLPASLLHRVDRAGPLESPWVAGVLGALLVASVVTALWRRRRRLAGPPPQHRWLRRAGLAAWLLTLAALTGLAGLNTYVGYIPTLPGLLGDLPTPGGWNGRGHGSQVLSLEIGAPRLDVPPSRAYVYLPPGYHDPASATHRYPVVYLLHGYPGGPQDWFRAAQVQRTMDAMLADGLVKPMLLVAPDASGGWLHDSEMLNQVGGPQVESYLVGPLVHTIDTRFRTIADRAGRAVGGVSSGGYGALNLGLRHQDTYSVILSLMPYGDPGAVTRTLLGGSRALWLANAPADYIPTMAFHRPIAVDLVAGSQDPVRQEAARLARMLQARGQQAVFTEVRGATHTWRGARAEAPYALAFASSHLAGARPRVSLAADRARPPRVSLAGEQARLQHPVAGSLADRPRLPRVTA